From Glycine soja cultivar W05 chromosome 4, ASM419377v2, whole genome shotgun sequence, the proteins below share one genomic window:
- the LOC114409088 gene encoding coiled-coil domain-containing protein 25-like isoform X2, which produces MVFYFKARPEAGDFTIFMGLDKYENEELIKYGFPEDIWFHVDKMSSAHVYVRLHKGQTIDDMSEGLLEDCAQLVKANSIQGNKVNNVDVVYTPWSNLKKTASMDVGQVGFHNSKMVRTVRVEKRINEIVNRLNKTKVERKPDLKAEREAVNAAERAERKQQLREKKNVGRNWEGLKRRNKQSLGATRV; this is translated from the exons ATGGTGTTCTACTTCAAAGCGCGCCCCGAAGCCGGCGATTTCACCATCTTCATGGGCCTTGACAAGTACGAGAACGAGGAACTCATCAAATACGGTTTTCCCGAAGACATCTG GTTCCATGTCGATAAAATGTCTTCAGCCCATGTCTATGTCAGGTTGCACAAAGGCCAGACCATCGATGACATGAGTGAGGGTTTACTGGAAGACTGTGCTCAGCTTGTCAAAGCAAATTCAATTCAAG GAAATAAAGTGAACAATGTCGATGTTGTTTACACACCCTGGTCTAATTTAAAGAAAACTGCTTCAATGGATGTTGGCCAAGTTGGTTTTCACAACTCAAAAATG GTTCGAACTGTAAGAGTTGAGAAGAGGATAAATGAGATTGTTAACAGGCTAAACAAGACAAAAGTGGAAAGGAAACCTGATTTGAAAG CTGAGCGAGAAGCAGTTAATGCAGCTGAGAGAGCTGAGAGAAAACAACAACTGAGAGAAAAA AA AAACGTCGGGAGGAATTGGGAAGGCTTGAAAAGGAGAAACAAACAGAGCTTAGGAGCTACAAGGGTTTGA
- the LOC114409088 gene encoding coiled-coil domain-containing protein 25-like isoform X1, whose translation MVFYFKARPEAGDFTIFMGLDKYENEELIKYGFPEDIWFHVDKMSSAHVYVRLHKGQTIDDMSEGLLEDCAQLVKANSIQGNKVNNVDVVYTPWSNLKKTASMDVGQVGFHNSKMVRTVRVEKRINEIVNRLNKTKVERKPDLKAEREAVNAAERAERKQQLREKKRREELGRLEKEKQTELRSYKGLMVAENMTSNKQIASGSKSLQELEEDFM comes from the exons ATGGTGTTCTACTTCAAAGCGCGCCCCGAAGCCGGCGATTTCACCATCTTCATGGGCCTTGACAAGTACGAGAACGAGGAACTCATCAAATACGGTTTTCCCGAAGACATCTG GTTCCATGTCGATAAAATGTCTTCAGCCCATGTCTATGTCAGGTTGCACAAAGGCCAGACCATCGATGACATGAGTGAGGGTTTACTGGAAGACTGTGCTCAGCTTGTCAAAGCAAATTCAATTCAAG GAAATAAAGTGAACAATGTCGATGTTGTTTACACACCCTGGTCTAATTTAAAGAAAACTGCTTCAATGGATGTTGGCCAAGTTGGTTTTCACAACTCAAAAATG GTTCGAACTGTAAGAGTTGAGAAGAGGATAAATGAGATTGTTAACAGGCTAAACAAGACAAAAGTGGAAAGGAAACCTGATTTGAAAG CTGAGCGAGAAGCAGTTAATGCAGCTGAGAGAGCTGAGAGAAAACAACAACTGAGAGAAAAA AAACGTCGGGAGGAATTGGGAAGGCTTGAAAAGGAGAAACAAACAGAGCTTAGGAGCTACAAGGGTTTGATGGTTGCAGAAAATATGACATCCAACAAACAAATTGCATCAGGAAGCAAATCATTACAGGAACTGGAGGAGGATTTCATGTAA
- the LOC114409088 gene encoding coiled-coil domain-containing protein 25-like isoform X3: MSSAHVYVRLHKGQTIDDMSEGLLEDCAQLVKANSIQGNKVNNVDVVYTPWSNLKKTASMDVGQVGFHNSKMVRTVRVEKRINEIVNRLNKTKVERKPDLKAEREAVNAAERAERKQQLREKKRREELGRLEKEKQTELRSYKGLMVAENMTSNKQIASGSKSLQELEEDFM, from the exons ATGTCTTCAGCCCATGTCTATGTCAGGTTGCACAAAGGCCAGACCATCGATGACATGAGTGAGGGTTTACTGGAAGACTGTGCTCAGCTTGTCAAAGCAAATTCAATTCAAG GAAATAAAGTGAACAATGTCGATGTTGTTTACACACCCTGGTCTAATTTAAAGAAAACTGCTTCAATGGATGTTGGCCAAGTTGGTTTTCACAACTCAAAAATG GTTCGAACTGTAAGAGTTGAGAAGAGGATAAATGAGATTGTTAACAGGCTAAACAAGACAAAAGTGGAAAGGAAACCTGATTTGAAAG CTGAGCGAGAAGCAGTTAATGCAGCTGAGAGAGCTGAGAGAAAACAACAACTGAGAGAAAAA AAACGTCGGGAGGAATTGGGAAGGCTTGAAAAGGAGAAACAAACAGAGCTTAGGAGCTACAAGGGTTTGATGGTTGCAGAAAATATGACATCCAACAAACAAATTGCATCAGGAAGCAAATCATTACAGGAACTGGAGGAGGATTTCATGTAA
- the LOC114409089 gene encoding la protein 1-like yields MATQSLDEETTKKVIRQVEFYFGDSNLLTDGFMRKSITESEDGMISLALICSFNRMRKHLNLGDVKPDEVAQETVNTVAQTLRNSASLKVSEDGKKVGRKTELPKLEDVEQVEIRTLAVSPFEYDLKLEDVEKFFGQYAKVNSVRLPHHVGDKKLFCGTALVEFSSEEEVEKVMKEKMVYAGAELELKPKKDFDAEREKELEDYKKSRPPVGSNHQNSSNVEEDYPKGLIIAFKLKSISEEIPSEQNGVDQQAKDNSVVSKTDENPRSEITSGENDQKVTENVGVDEEKNEMKEAKETVNEEDNEMKEAEETESEDNTDMKEAKGTESEDNNGMKEGKVTKDEEKKQQAGEKFSAAAYKDNMDVVSREDLKSVFEKFGTVKYIDFKIGAESGYIRFEETEAAQKARAAAVISEKDGLVVKNYIAILDPVTGEAEKEYWSLLRGNQGKHREFKNKQGRGGWHGRGGKHARSRDNGSRDRRNKAQKVGGA; encoded by the exons ATGGCGACGCAATCGTTAGACGAAGAAACAACTAAGAAAGTCATACGACAG GTCGAGTTTTATTTCGGCGACAGCAACCTTCTCACCGATGGTTTCATGAGGAAGAGTATCACTGAAAGCGAAGATGGCA TGATTAGTTTGGCGCTGATTTGCTCGTTTAATCGAATGCGAAAACACCTTAATTTGGGTGATGTTAAGCCCGATGAAGTGGCCCAAGAAACCGTGAATACTGTTGCTCAAACTTTGAGAAATTCGGCTTCACTCAAGGTCTCCGAAGATG GGAAAAAAGTTGGCAGGAAAACTGAACTTCCAAAGCTAGAAGATGTTGAGCAGGTGGAGATAAGAACACTTGCTGtatcaccatttgaatatgATCTGAAGCTTGAAGATGTGGAGAAATTTTTTGGTCAATATGCAAAG GTTAATAGTGTCCGGCTTCCCCATCATGTTGGAGACAAAAAGTTGTTCTGTGGCACTGCTCTTGTAGAATTCTCTTCAGAGGAAGAAGTAGAAAAGGTTATGAAGGAAAAAATGGTATATGCTGGGGCTGAGTTAGAATTAAAACCAAA GAAGGACTTTGAtgcagagagagaaaaagaattaGAAGATTATAAAAAATCTCGTCCACCTGTGGGTTCAAATCACCAGAATAGCTCAAATGTAGAAGAAGA CTACCCTAAAGGCTTAATTATTGCCTTCAAATTAAAGAGCATTTCAGAAGAAATTCCGTCTGAACAAAATGGTGTTGATCAACAAGCCAAGGACAATAGTGTTGTCTCCAAAACAGATGAAAACCCCCGCTCTGAAATTACTTCTGGGgaaaatgatcaaaaggtaACAGAAAATGTTGGTgttgatgaagaaaaaaatgagatgaaagaaGCAAAGGAAACTGTAAATGAAGAGGACAATGAGATGAAAGAAGCAGAAGAAACTGAAAGTGAAGACAACACTGACATGAAAGAAGCAAAGGGAACTGAAAGTGAAGACAACAATGGGATGAAAGAAGGAAAGGTAACCaaagatgaagaaaagaaacaacaaGCTGGTGAAAAATTTTCTGCCGCTGCTTACAAGGACAACATGGATGTTGTCTCACGTGAGGATTTGAAGAGTGTCTTTGAGAAATTTGGTACCGTGAAG tacattgatttcaagattggaGCAGAGTCAGGATACATCCGCTTTGAAGAAACTGAAGCTGCTCAGAAAGCTCGTGCTGCTGCAGTTATTTCAGAAAAGGATGGCTTGGTTGTAAAGAATTATATTGCTATTCTAGATCCAGTGACTG GTGAGGCCGAAAAAGAATACTGGAGCCTGCTTCGTGGTAATCAAGGCAAACACCGAGAATTCAAGAATAAGCAAGGAAG GGGAGGATGGCATGGGAGAGGGGGCAAACATGCACGCTCTAGAGATAATGGGTCTAGAGATCGCCGAAATAAGGCTCAGAAAGTTGGTGGTGCATAA
- the LOC114409090 gene encoding transcription factor MYB3R-1-like isoform X1, whose amino-acid sequence MEGDQTILAASEGVIEGVQKIRSLNGRTTGPTRRSTKGQWTPEEDEILRKAVQRFKGKNWKKIAECFKDRTDVQCLHRWQKVLNPELVKGPWSKEEDEIIIDLVNRYGPKKWSTIAQHLPGRIGKQCRERWHNHLNPTINKEAWTQEEELALIRAHQIYGNRWAELAKLLPGRTDNSIKNHWNSSVKKKLDSYLASGLLTQLQNVPLVGNPNQPIASISSRLQQSGDDNGPRGAEGEEVSQSSQESAKAGHFSSAREMRSVVLQTGEEYKPNEKPSQASCSEPYYVSLDEVTASLQDMAGQGICTSQFIEQKYSHKPRNSTNGDCQLDLLDLTHISSMDFGPESSQLQNDRVAPSESPDMVNIPFQTSMGLGVATTMGSISVKLEHILMSDDECCRILISEAIGDECFSSGDYNKGVNMVNLSGCTSFLCQSLPSVQSVVSSTGDRLTYTVEPNQLVGSEDQQFVSRTQDNIIYANDLSSSPCIHRIDSTEMQEPSDVVKDDSKLVPVNSFGCGSDAKQTSYPTDEKPNVPTEQEDTGALCYEPPRFPSLDIPFLSCDLIQSGGDMQQEFSPLGIRQFMMSSMNMNLTPFRLWDSPSRDDSPDALLKSAAKTFTGTPSILKKRNRDLLSPLSDKRIDKRLEIEMTSTLIKNFSRLDVMFDDNETPVADLLPASSMQKRDSGTSVEGDKGSCRQDLVKVERAEDKKKSVILDDKKSEDDSGGNNSQDKVKQQPLDVDSEIKNDASAAAEIVQQPSEILVEHDMNDLLLYSPDQVNLKSEKVLSLSARTKKNPCSRINSPSVWVKEHERLSVAVTCVQSISSSGSGENSGDHTGNDGGLETCNIFGGTPFRKSIESPSAWKSPWLINTFLSSPRIDTEITIEDFGYFMSPCDRSYDAIGLMKQISEQTAAQYASAQEILGNETPKALPKEASRNDRDGDQENIDAHDQHGNHSQLASSALVERRVLDFSECGTPVRGDSSSKSSAMSFSSPSSYLLKGCR is encoded by the exons ATGGAAGGTGACCAGACAATCCTTGCTGCATCAGAAGGGGTGATAGAAGGTGTTCAGAAAATTAGATCTCTGAATGG GAGGACTACTGGCCCTACAAGGCGCTCTACAAAAGGACAATGGACACCTGAAGAG GACGAGATTTTGCGGAAGGCTGTTCAGCGTTTCAAAGGAAAGAACTGGAAAAAAATAG CGGAGTGTTTCAAGGATAGAACTGATGTACAATGCTTGCATAGGTGGCAGAAAGTCTTAAATCCAGAACTCGTCAAAGGTCCATGGTCTAAAGAG GAGGatgaaataattattgatttgGTGAATAGATATGGACCTAAAAAGTGGTCTACTATCGCACAACACTTACCTGGACGTATTGGTAAGCAATGTCGAGAAAG GTGGCATAATCATCTTAATCCTACTATAAATAAGGAAGCATGGACGCAAGAAGAGGAGTTGGCTCTTATACGCGCACATCAGATTTATGGGAACAGATGGGCAGAATTAGCGAAGTTATTGCCTGGAAG GACAGACAATTCTATAAAAAACCATTGGAAtagttctgtaaaaaaaaaattggattctTACTTGGCATCGGGCTTGCTTACTCAGTTACAAAATGTACCACTTGTTGGAAATCCGAATCAACCTATTGCTTCCATCTCTTCGAGGTTGCAGCAGAGTGGAGACGATAATGGTCCTAGGGGGGCTGAAGGGGAGGAAGTTTCACAGAGTAGCCAGGAGTCAGCTAAAGCTGGTCACTTTTCGTCAGCCAGAGAGATGAGGAGTGTTGTTTTACAAACTGGAGAGGAATACAAACCAAATGAAAAACCTAGTCAAGCATCCTGTTCAGAGCCATATTACGTGTCTCTGGATGAAGTAACTGCATCCCTTCAAGACATGGCTGGCCAAGGGATTTGCACTTCTCAATTCATTGAACAGAAATATTCACACAAACCTAGAAACTCCACAAACGGGGACTGCCAGCTTGATTTACTTGACTTGACCCATATTTCCTCAATGGACTTTGGGCCGGAATCATCACAGTTGCAAAATGATAGGGTAGCTCCTAGTGAAAGTCCCGACATGGTGAATATTCCGTTTCAGACTTCGATGGGGTTAGGTGTTGCAACGACCATGGGATCTATATCTGTTAAACTAGAACACATATTGATGTCTGATGATGAATGTTGCAGAATCCTAATTTCAGAAGCAATAGGTGATGAATGCTTTTCTTCTGGAGATTATAATAAAGGTGTTAACATGGTTAACTTGTCAGGATGCACCTCATTTCTTTGTCAGTCATTACCATCTGTCCAATCAGTAGTTTCTTCTACTGGTGATAGGTTGACGTATACGGTCGAACCCAATCAGTTGGTTGGGTCTGAGGATCAGCAGTTTGTCTCCAGAACACAGGACAACATAATTTATGCCAATGACTTGTCCAGTTCTCCTTGTATCCATAGGATAGACAGCACAGAAATGCAAGAGCCATCAGATGTTGTGAAAGATGATTCAAAATTGGTCCCTGTAAATAGTTTTGGCTGTGGATCAGACGCTAAGCAAACTTCCTATCCAACGGATGAAAAGCCAAATGTGCCTACAGAACAAGAGGACACAGGTGCTCTATGTTATGAACCTCCCCGCTTTCCAAGCTTGGACATTCCTTTCTTAAGCTGTGATCTTATACAATCTGGAGGTGATATGCAGCAGGAATTCAGTCCCCTAGGTATCCGCCAATTTATGATGTCTTCTATGAACATGAACCTAACTCCTTTTAGATTATGGGACTCACCTTCTCGTGATGATAGTCCAGATGCTCTGTTAAAAAGTGCAGCTAAAACCTTCACAGGTACACCATCTATATTAAAGAAACGAAACCGAGACCTTTTATCTCCACTATCAGATAAAAGAATTGACAAGAGACTTGAGATTGAAATGACATCAACCTTGATAAAAAACTTTTCCCGATTGGATGTCATGTTTGACGACAATGAAACTCCGGTAGCAGATTTGCTTCCTGCATCTTCAATGCAAAAGAGGGACTCTGGTACCTCTGTTGAAGGTGATAAAGGGAGTTGTCGACAAGATTTAGTTAAAGTGGAACGAGCAGAGGATAAAAAGAAGTCTGTAATTTTGGACGACAAAAAATCAGAAGACGATTCGGGTGGTAATAATTCTCAGGATAAAGTTAAGCAGcaacctcttgatgttgattctgAGATAAAGAATGATGCTAGTGCTGCTGCTGAGATT GTGCAACAACCATCTGAAATTTTGGTTGAACATGATATGAATGATCTGTTACTGTATTCACCTGATCAGGTTAATTTGAAATCAGAAAAAGTTCTTAGTTTAAGTGctagaactaaaaaaaatccatgCTCAAGGATTAACTCACCATCTGTTTGGGTAAAGGAGCATGAAAGACTTTCAGTTGCTGTTACTTGTGTACAGTCTATCAGTTCATCCGGCTCAGGGGAGAATTCGGGTGATCACACTGGAAACGATGGTGGTCTTGAAACATGTAACAT ATTTGGTGGAACACCTTTTAGGAAAAGCATTGAATCGCCTTCAGCATGGAAATCTCCTTGGCTCATTAACACTTTTTTGTCCAGCCCCAGGATTGATACTGAAATTACAATCGAG GATTTTGGGTATTTCATGAGCCCTTGTGACAGAAGCTATGATGCAATCGGGTTGATGAAACAGATCAGTGAACAAACTGCTGCTCAATATGCCAGTGCTCAAGAGATTCTAGGAAATGAGACTCCCAAGGCATTACCAAAAGAGGCGTCCAGAAATGACAGGGATGGAGACCAGGAAAATATCGATGCTCATGATCAGCATGGGAACCATTCTCAGTTGGCTTCAAGTGCTTTG GTGGAGCGACGTGTACTTGACTTCAGCGAATGTGGAACTCCGGTCAGAGGTGATAGCAGCAGCAAATCCTCAGCTATGAGCTTCTCAAGCCCTTCTTCGTATTTGTTGAAGGGCTGTAGATAG
- the LOC114409090 gene encoding transcription factor MYB3R-1-like isoform X2, which produces MEGDQTILAASEGVIEGVQKIRSLNGRTTGPTRRSTKGQWTPEEDEILRKAVQRFKGKNWKKIAECFKDRTDVQCLHRWQKVLNPELVKGPWSKEEDEIIIDLVNRYGPKKWSTIAQHLPGRIGKQCRERWHNHLNPTINKEAWTQEEELALIRAHQIYGNRWAELAKLLPGRTDNSIKNHWNSSVKKKLDSYLASGLLTQLQNVPLVGNPNQPIASISSRLQQSGDDNGPRGAEGEEVSQSSQESAKAGHFSSAREMRSVVLQTGEEYKPNEKPSQASCSEPYYVSLDEVTASLQDMAGQGICTSQFIEQKYSHKPRNSTNGDCQLDLLDLTHISSMDFGPESSQLQNDRVAPSESPDMVNIPFQTSMGLGVATTMGSISVKLEHILMSDDECCRILISEAIGDECFSSGDYNKGVNMVNLSGCTSFLCQSLPSVQSVVSSTGDRLTYTVEPNQLVGSEDQQFVSRTQDNIIYANDLSSSPCIHRIDSTEMQEPSDVVKDDSKLVPVNSFGCGSDAKQTSYPTDEKPNVPTEQEDTGALCYEPPRFPSLDIPFLSCDLIQSGGDMQQEFSPLGIRQFMMSSMNMNLTPFRLWDSPSRDDSPDALLKSAAKTFTGTPSILKKRNRDLLSPLSDKRIDKRLEIEMTSTLIKNFSRLDVMFDDNETPVADLLPASSMQKRDSGTSVEGDKGSCRQDLVKVERAEDKKKSVILDDKKSEDDSGGNNSQDKVKQQPLDVDSEIKNDASAAAEIVQQPSEILVEHDMNDLLLYSPDQVNLKSEKVLSLSARTKKNPCSRINSPSVWVKEHERLSVAVTCVQSISSSGSGENSGDHTGNDGGLETCNIFGGTPFRKSIESPSAWKSPWLINTFLSSPRIDTEITIEISEQTAAQYASAQEILGNETPKALPKEASRNDRDGDQENIDAHDQHGNHSQLASSALVERRVLDFSECGTPVRGDSSSKSSAMSFSSPSSYLLKGCR; this is translated from the exons ATGGAAGGTGACCAGACAATCCTTGCTGCATCAGAAGGGGTGATAGAAGGTGTTCAGAAAATTAGATCTCTGAATGG GAGGACTACTGGCCCTACAAGGCGCTCTACAAAAGGACAATGGACACCTGAAGAG GACGAGATTTTGCGGAAGGCTGTTCAGCGTTTCAAAGGAAAGAACTGGAAAAAAATAG CGGAGTGTTTCAAGGATAGAACTGATGTACAATGCTTGCATAGGTGGCAGAAAGTCTTAAATCCAGAACTCGTCAAAGGTCCATGGTCTAAAGAG GAGGatgaaataattattgatttgGTGAATAGATATGGACCTAAAAAGTGGTCTACTATCGCACAACACTTACCTGGACGTATTGGTAAGCAATGTCGAGAAAG GTGGCATAATCATCTTAATCCTACTATAAATAAGGAAGCATGGACGCAAGAAGAGGAGTTGGCTCTTATACGCGCACATCAGATTTATGGGAACAGATGGGCAGAATTAGCGAAGTTATTGCCTGGAAG GACAGACAATTCTATAAAAAACCATTGGAAtagttctgtaaaaaaaaaattggattctTACTTGGCATCGGGCTTGCTTACTCAGTTACAAAATGTACCACTTGTTGGAAATCCGAATCAACCTATTGCTTCCATCTCTTCGAGGTTGCAGCAGAGTGGAGACGATAATGGTCCTAGGGGGGCTGAAGGGGAGGAAGTTTCACAGAGTAGCCAGGAGTCAGCTAAAGCTGGTCACTTTTCGTCAGCCAGAGAGATGAGGAGTGTTGTTTTACAAACTGGAGAGGAATACAAACCAAATGAAAAACCTAGTCAAGCATCCTGTTCAGAGCCATATTACGTGTCTCTGGATGAAGTAACTGCATCCCTTCAAGACATGGCTGGCCAAGGGATTTGCACTTCTCAATTCATTGAACAGAAATATTCACACAAACCTAGAAACTCCACAAACGGGGACTGCCAGCTTGATTTACTTGACTTGACCCATATTTCCTCAATGGACTTTGGGCCGGAATCATCACAGTTGCAAAATGATAGGGTAGCTCCTAGTGAAAGTCCCGACATGGTGAATATTCCGTTTCAGACTTCGATGGGGTTAGGTGTTGCAACGACCATGGGATCTATATCTGTTAAACTAGAACACATATTGATGTCTGATGATGAATGTTGCAGAATCCTAATTTCAGAAGCAATAGGTGATGAATGCTTTTCTTCTGGAGATTATAATAAAGGTGTTAACATGGTTAACTTGTCAGGATGCACCTCATTTCTTTGTCAGTCATTACCATCTGTCCAATCAGTAGTTTCTTCTACTGGTGATAGGTTGACGTATACGGTCGAACCCAATCAGTTGGTTGGGTCTGAGGATCAGCAGTTTGTCTCCAGAACACAGGACAACATAATTTATGCCAATGACTTGTCCAGTTCTCCTTGTATCCATAGGATAGACAGCACAGAAATGCAAGAGCCATCAGATGTTGTGAAAGATGATTCAAAATTGGTCCCTGTAAATAGTTTTGGCTGTGGATCAGACGCTAAGCAAACTTCCTATCCAACGGATGAAAAGCCAAATGTGCCTACAGAACAAGAGGACACAGGTGCTCTATGTTATGAACCTCCCCGCTTTCCAAGCTTGGACATTCCTTTCTTAAGCTGTGATCTTATACAATCTGGAGGTGATATGCAGCAGGAATTCAGTCCCCTAGGTATCCGCCAATTTATGATGTCTTCTATGAACATGAACCTAACTCCTTTTAGATTATGGGACTCACCTTCTCGTGATGATAGTCCAGATGCTCTGTTAAAAAGTGCAGCTAAAACCTTCACAGGTACACCATCTATATTAAAGAAACGAAACCGAGACCTTTTATCTCCACTATCAGATAAAAGAATTGACAAGAGACTTGAGATTGAAATGACATCAACCTTGATAAAAAACTTTTCCCGATTGGATGTCATGTTTGACGACAATGAAACTCCGGTAGCAGATTTGCTTCCTGCATCTTCAATGCAAAAGAGGGACTCTGGTACCTCTGTTGAAGGTGATAAAGGGAGTTGTCGACAAGATTTAGTTAAAGTGGAACGAGCAGAGGATAAAAAGAAGTCTGTAATTTTGGACGACAAAAAATCAGAAGACGATTCGGGTGGTAATAATTCTCAGGATAAAGTTAAGCAGcaacctcttgatgttgattctgAGATAAAGAATGATGCTAGTGCTGCTGCTGAGATT GTGCAACAACCATCTGAAATTTTGGTTGAACATGATATGAATGATCTGTTACTGTATTCACCTGATCAGGTTAATTTGAAATCAGAAAAAGTTCTTAGTTTAAGTGctagaactaaaaaaaatccatgCTCAAGGATTAACTCACCATCTGTTTGGGTAAAGGAGCATGAAAGACTTTCAGTTGCTGTTACTTGTGTACAGTCTATCAGTTCATCCGGCTCAGGGGAGAATTCGGGTGATCACACTGGAAACGATGGTGGTCTTGAAACATGTAACAT ATTTGGTGGAACACCTTTTAGGAAAAGCATTGAATCGCCTTCAGCATGGAAATCTCCTTGGCTCATTAACACTTTTTTGTCCAGCCCCAGGATTGATACTGAAATTACAATCGAG ATCAGTGAACAAACTGCTGCTCAATATGCCAGTGCTCAAGAGATTCTAGGAAATGAGACTCCCAAGGCATTACCAAAAGAGGCGTCCAGAAATGACAGGGATGGAGACCAGGAAAATATCGATGCTCATGATCAGCATGGGAACCATTCTCAGTTGGCTTCAAGTGCTTTG GTGGAGCGACGTGTACTTGACTTCAGCGAATGTGGAACTCCGGTCAGAGGTGATAGCAGCAGCAAATCCTCAGCTATGAGCTTCTCAAGCCCTTCTTCGTATTTGTTGAAGGGCTGTAGATAG